A genomic segment from Alteribacillus bidgolensis encodes:
- a CDS encoding phosphate/phosphite/phosphonate ABC transporter substrate-binding protein: MKKFAYMGFSLLLSLGLMTACGEGEETEEAAGEETEAESNEEVEAEEDEAEAEVSEENEETASEEGEELDELNVQFVPSQNADTLEAKAKPLEELLGEELGIPVTVSVSTDYNTIVEAMDSEQIDVGFLPPTAYVLAEEQGAAEVILQAQRYGVNDEDGSATDELVDFYKSMFIVNEDSDIESLEDLEGKAIGYQNVTSSAGFVWPAASLMDVGLHPLQDVEPVTLKGHDQAIIALLNGDVDAAVTFQDARNTVVEDYEEVFDETKVIEFTEDIPNDTIAIRPEITDDMKEDVTQAFINIGKDEEGREIIRDIYSHEGYTESDDSNFDIVREYEEKVSEEVE; the protein is encoded by the coding sequence ATGAAAAAATTTGCTTACATGGGATTTTCACTGCTTCTATCACTAGGATTGATGACAGCTTGCGGTGAAGGCGAGGAAACAGAAGAAGCAGCTGGAGAAGAAACAGAAGCAGAGTCAAACGAAGAAGTCGAAGCAGAAGAAGATGAGGCCGAGGCAGAAGTAAGTGAAGAAAATGAAGAAACAGCTAGTGAAGAGGGGGAAGAACTTGACGAACTTAATGTACAATTTGTCCCTTCTCAAAACGCTGATACGCTGGAAGCGAAAGCAAAGCCGTTAGAAGAACTTCTCGGTGAGGAATTAGGGATTCCGGTAACAGTAAGCGTATCAACGGATTACAATACGATTGTAGAGGCAATGGACTCTGAACAGATAGATGTAGGATTTTTGCCTCCAACTGCTTATGTATTAGCTGAAGAACAAGGAGCGGCAGAAGTCATTCTTCAGGCGCAGCGATATGGTGTGAACGATGAAGATGGTTCTGCAACGGACGAGCTCGTTGATTTCTATAAATCTATGTTTATTGTAAATGAAGATTCCGATATCGAATCTCTTGAAGATCTTGAAGGAAAAGCAATTGGTTATCAGAATGTGACATCCTCCGCTGGTTTTGTATGGCCGGCAGCTTCTTTAATGGATGTCGGCCTTCATCCTCTTCAAGATGTAGAACCCGTCACGTTGAAAGGTCATGATCAGGCGATAATAGCTCTTTTGAATGGAGATGTAGATGCTGCTGTAACTTTCCAGGATGCTCGTAATACGGTAGTTGAAGATTACGAAGAAGTGTTTGATGAAACAAAAGTTATAGAGTTTACAGAAGATATTCCAAATGACACGATCGCCATTCGTCCAGAAATTACCGACGATATGAAAGAAGATGTTACACAAGCGTTTATCAACATTGGAAAAGATGAAGAAGGACGCGAAATTATTCGTGATATTTATTCTCATGAAGGGTACACCGAATCCGACGACAGCAATTTTGATATCGTAAGAGAATACGAAGAGAAAGTAAGTGAAGAAGTCGAGTAA
- a CDS encoding endonuclease — translation MKLRHVRTFLSAVILAVCLWIPGTAAAFGPEAPAPVIEPEEANGKQVLFDNSHGQTAGQADWVIDGAFSDFAEGIADRGYYVEELRQITPIQVDDLEAYDVFIIPEANIPFQKEEQEALIEYTENGGSIFFISDHYNADRNKNRWDSSEIMNGYRRGAYSNPTKGMDDDEKAAMEGVESSDWLADHFGIRFRYNAPGTITADEIVSPDETFGITEGVNEVAVHAGSTLAITNPEQAKGIVYLPENLNESDKWGPAVDEGIYFGGGEEEGPYAAISKLQAGKAAFIGDSSPVEDATPKYRNEETGDSKTTYDGFQEADDSVLLLNMVDWLAEEESYESFSEKDIPLDNVSPLLDKETPKQSTEPEKEPWSEPAANYEWYNPDTFASGSYGSYEEAEKDPSYQFQHQDPLPNNESFTLELIIEGLESGETVTGYNAGMYLDGGEQIAQVQNEDGSWPSSYGYSEKFSVTADEEGIAVKELTVRVKEGTEGPANLRLRQGGSNLYTTTVTLAEETSDNPEEEPQFMTIAEARQQTEGTTVQVEGVITSTPGIFGAQGFYVQDDTGGIYIYQHDSGFEKGEHVTITGSTASFQNQIELTDIESIEKNGSTELPPYHVVNDVNDQNQGERVEIASGTIKNVESYYNAFEFDIDKNDKATRVRVDNRTGISLESFQSQFQEGDLVTIAGIASIYQDTYQLMLLNLEDIKKETHPPVIQDIDFSTFDITKEYSVPITVTDKDNDIAEVTAFLNDETWEDQIKISPLLVTPGEYEINVKAADEEGNSTERTFTVEAVLDLSQLDDLIEKGNQQGFIKNDKVAERLLKKAENVQQAKNEPSRQGKWNALQHQMKAQSGKKIEEEYLQYWQYPQ, via the coding sequence GTGAAATTACGTCATGTTCGCACGTTTTTATCTGCAGTTATACTCGCAGTATGTTTATGGATTCCGGGGACGGCAGCAGCATTTGGTCCAGAAGCCCCTGCCCCCGTTATCGAGCCTGAAGAGGCTAATGGAAAACAGGTATTATTTGATAATTCGCACGGGCAGACGGCTGGACAAGCTGACTGGGTGATTGATGGTGCTTTTTCTGATTTTGCAGAAGGAATTGCTGATAGGGGTTATTACGTAGAGGAGCTTCGTCAAATAACCCCAATACAAGTGGATGATTTAGAAGCGTATGATGTGTTTATCATTCCTGAGGCTAATATTCCTTTTCAAAAAGAAGAGCAAGAAGCACTAATTGAATATACCGAAAACGGAGGCAGTATTTTCTTCATTTCTGATCATTACAATGCAGACCGCAATAAAAATCGCTGGGATTCATCAGAAATTATGAATGGGTACCGCCGCGGGGCTTACAGTAATCCAACAAAAGGCATGGATGATGATGAAAAAGCAGCCATGGAGGGAGTAGAAAGTTCCGATTGGTTAGCTGATCATTTTGGGATTCGCTTTCGATATAATGCTCCTGGTACAATTACGGCCGATGAAATTGTTTCACCTGACGAAACCTTTGGTATTACAGAAGGTGTGAATGAAGTAGCGGTGCATGCCGGCTCCACATTAGCAATAACCAATCCAGAACAAGCCAAAGGGATTGTTTATTTACCTGAAAATTTAAATGAAAGTGATAAATGGGGACCGGCTGTGGATGAAGGAATCTACTTTGGAGGCGGAGAAGAAGAAGGGCCTTATGCTGCTATCTCTAAACTTCAAGCCGGTAAGGCAGCTTTTATCGGAGATTCCTCTCCTGTTGAAGACGCAACACCTAAATACCGCAATGAAGAAACAGGAGATAGTAAAACGACATATGATGGTTTTCAAGAAGCAGACGATTCCGTTTTACTTTTAAATATGGTGGATTGGTTAGCTGAAGAAGAATCCTATGAAAGCTTTTCTGAAAAAGATATACCTTTGGATAACGTCTCGCCGCTTTTAGATAAAGAAACCCCTAAACAATCTACAGAACCTGAAAAAGAGCCCTGGTCTGAGCCTGCAGCAAATTATGAATGGTATAACCCGGATACCTTTGCTTCAGGGTCCTATGGATCATATGAAGAAGCAGAAAAAGATCCTTCCTATCAATTTCAGCATCAAGACCCGCTTCCAAACAATGAATCTTTCACTTTGGAATTAATTATAGAAGGACTGGAATCTGGAGAAACAGTAACGGGATATAACGCTGGAATGTACCTTGATGGAGGAGAGCAGATAGCCCAAGTACAAAACGAAGATGGGAGCTGGCCCTCTTCTTACGGATACAGCGAGAAGTTTTCGGTAACAGCGGATGAAGAAGGTATTGCTGTAAAAGAATTAACTGTTCGAGTCAAAGAAGGAACGGAAGGACCAGCTAATCTGCGCTTAAGACAAGGTGGAAGCAACCTTTATACGACCACGGTAACATTGGCTGAAGAAACATCCGATAATCCGGAAGAAGAGCCGCAATTCATGACGATTGCTGAAGCCCGTCAGCAAACAGAAGGAACAACTGTACAAGTGGAGGGCGTGATTACTTCCACACCTGGGATATTTGGAGCTCAAGGCTTTTATGTGCAGGATGATACAGGCGGAATATATATTTATCAGCATGACAGCGGTTTTGAAAAAGGTGAGCACGTAACAATAACAGGATCGACAGCGTCTTTTCAAAACCAAATCGAGCTGACAGACATTGAATCTATAGAAAAGAACGGTTCAACAGAATTACCGCCGTATCATGTAGTGAACGACGTAAATGATCAGAATCAAGGAGAACGTGTAGAAATAGCTTCCGGTACAATAAAAAATGTAGAAAGTTATTATAATGCGTTTGAATTTGATATCGATAAAAATGATAAAGCAACGAGAGTGCGGGTGGATAATCGAACAGGAATCTCCTTAGAATCATTTCAATCTCAATTCCAAGAAGGAGATCTTGTAACGATTGCCGGAATTGCTTCTATTTATCAAGACACTTATCAGCTTATGCTTCTGAATTTGGAAGATATCAAAAAAGAAACACATCCGCCAGTAATTCAGGATATTGATTTTTCTACGTTTGATATAACAAAAGAATACTCCGTGCCTATCACGGTAACGGATAAAGATAACGATATTGCTGAAGTAACAGCCTTCCTTAACGATGAAACATGGGAAGATCAAATAAAAATTTCTCCTTTGCTGGTAACGCCCGGTGAATATGAAATAAACGTCAAAGCAGCCGATGAGGAAGGAAATAGTACAGAACGCACTTTTACAGTTGAGGCAGTGCTTGATTTATCACAGTTAGACGATTTGATTGAGAAAGGAAACCAACAAGGGTTTATTAAAAATGATAAAGTGGCGGAACGCTTGCTGAAAAAAGCAGAGAATGTCCAGCAGGCAAAAAATGAACCATCCCGGCAAGGGAAATGGAATGCATTGCAGCATCAGATGAAAGCACAATCTGGTAAAAAAATAGAAGAAGAATACCTACAATACTGGCAATACCCCCAATAA
- a CDS encoding HAD family hydrolase, producing the protein MPIQWNEIKTAIFDLDGTLYEDTHHFEYYAALLEEKLEKSDRNSFRKDYENMLKGKHPVAVGRVYDAVRDRVLEVDPETNRVINTWDWEGKPVTKEEEYKEPITFDFDSMIAIGDGWWLPVAAAKHYGLQSTYDAYHKTKEFMQTEAFQFAEQPERRKALKQLRAHMKLILITNSQADDVKRLLDTLDLKGIFHEVIANAKKPVHTEEHFKKIIETEKILPNEAVSLGDNYLNDIVPAENLGMNAVLIDPQGCTTTRRHTECVQSLTDLFPAIQRLQNTSY; encoded by the coding sequence TTGCCAATTCAGTGGAATGAAATAAAAACAGCGATCTTTGATTTGGATGGAACATTATATGAAGATACTCATCATTTTGAGTACTATGCAGCATTACTAGAAGAAAAGCTAGAAAAGAGCGATCGGAATTCTTTTAGAAAAGATTATGAAAACATGCTGAAAGGAAAGCACCCGGTTGCTGTCGGCCGTGTATATGATGCAGTCCGCGACCGTGTGTTAGAAGTAGATCCGGAAACAAACCGTGTGATAAACACATGGGATTGGGAAGGAAAACCCGTTACAAAAGAAGAGGAATATAAAGAGCCGATTACTTTTGATTTTGATTCCATGATTGCGATTGGTGATGGTTGGTGGCTCCCTGTAGCAGCGGCAAAGCACTATGGTTTACAAAGTACTTATGATGCTTACCATAAAACTAAGGAATTTATGCAAACAGAAGCCTTTCAATTTGCTGAACAGCCCGAACGACGAAAAGCACTAAAGCAGCTTAGAGCTCATATGAAACTTATTCTTATCACAAATTCTCAGGCAGATGATGTAAAACGGCTGCTTGATACTTTAGATTTAAAGGGAATTTTTCATGAAGTGATTGCTAATGCCAAAAAGCCTGTACACACAGAAGAGCACTTCAAAAAAATAATAGAAACAGAAAAGATACTGCCAAATGAAGCCGTATCGCTTGGTGATAACTATTTAAATGATATCGTTCCAGCAGAAAACCTAGGAATGAATGCTGTCCTTATCGATCCACAAGGCTGTACAACGACACGCCGACATACAGAGTGTGTTCAATCACTGACAGATTTATTTCCAGCCATTCAGCGATTACAGAACACCTCCTATTAA
- a CDS encoding FAD-dependent oxidoreductase — MYDVIIVGAGPAGASAALFTAKAGKKTLVLDSDQSMTKAAWVENHYGVPEVEGPELLQTGKEQAQKFGAEMVKTQVNNVKNEKDQSVIVETDDGSYEAKHVIITTGGNTKLAETSGIKTTEGKEPRIKTIIDTDDAGKTSIQGVWAAGTVAGVSVHTIITAGDGAKVAINVLTELNGERYVDHDVLKSK; from the coding sequence ATGTATGACGTAATTATTGTCGGAGCAGGGCCTGCTGGCGCAAGTGCCGCATTATTTACTGCAAAAGCAGGCAAGAAAACACTCGTCCTTGATAGCGATCAAAGCATGACCAAAGCAGCCTGGGTGGAAAACCATTACGGTGTTCCGGAAGTCGAAGGACCTGAACTTTTGCAAACAGGAAAAGAACAAGCCCAAAAGTTCGGAGCGGAAATGGTAAAAACACAGGTCAATAACGTAAAAAATGAAAAAGATCAGAGCGTAATAGTCGAGACTGATGATGGCAGCTATGAAGCCAAACACGTTATTATAACGACTGGAGGAAACACCAAGCTTGCGGAAACATCCGGTATAAAAACCACGGAAGGAAAGGAACCGCGTATTAAGACGATTATAGACACAGATGATGCTGGTAAAACAAGCATACAAGGAGTATGGGCTGCAGGGACCGTTGCCGGTGTAAGTGTTCACACGATTATTACTGCAGGTGACGGAGCAAAAGTAGCGATAAATGTACTTACAGAATTAAATGGTGAACGTTATGTAGATCATGACGTTTTAAAATCAAAATAG
- a CDS encoding TIGR01777 family oxidoreductase has protein sequence MNKKIVLPGGSGFLGQSLALFLLNKGYDVTILTRRHSRVENSIRYVHWDGRTMGDWAKELDGCYAVVNFTGKSVNCIYTEENKKEIIRSRYYSVRILQKAIQSCEQPPQAFVQAGSLAIFGNTRDVCTESSPHGEGFSVKVCQLWEKAFFAASLPHTRQVMLRIGFALGRDGGALEPLKKLAKYNLGGKVGPGNQYISWLHIDDLNSMFLKAIEDKSMGGMYNATGPQPVTNKVFMKTLRKVMNKGWAPPAPTPLVWAGAYVVMGTEPSLALTGRNALPQKLIDEGFTFQYNNLKTALSDLLSG, from the coding sequence ATGAATAAAAAAATTGTACTTCCGGGCGGTTCTGGTTTTCTTGGTCAATCGTTAGCCTTGTTTCTTTTAAATAAAGGATACGACGTAACGATTCTAACTAGACGACATTCTAGAGTGGAGAATAGTATCCGTTATGTCCACTGGGATGGCAGAACGATGGGAGATTGGGCAAAAGAGCTGGACGGATGTTATGCCGTCGTAAACTTTACTGGAAAAAGTGTGAACTGCATTTATACCGAAGAAAATAAAAAAGAAATCATTCGTTCTCGTTATTACTCTGTGAGAATCCTGCAAAAAGCAATTCAATCATGCGAGCAGCCGCCTCAGGCATTTGTTCAAGCAGGTTCACTTGCTATCTTTGGAAATACAAGAGATGTATGTACCGAAAGCTCTCCACATGGAGAAGGCTTTTCGGTCAAAGTCTGCCAGCTTTGGGAAAAAGCTTTTTTTGCAGCATCCCTTCCACATACAAGACAAGTTATGCTTAGAATAGGTTTTGCTCTTGGTCGTGATGGCGGTGCATTAGAACCGTTAAAAAAATTGGCGAAATACAATCTCGGCGGCAAAGTTGGTCCGGGCAATCAGTATATAAGCTGGCTGCACATCGATGATTTAAATAGTATGTTTCTAAAAGCGATAGAAGATAAATCGATGGGCGGCATGTATAATGCAACTGGACCGCAGCCAGTAACGAATAAAGTGTTCATGAAAACGTTGCGCAAAGTGATGAATAAAGGTTGGGCGCCGCCTGCTCCAACACCGCTCGTATGGGCAGGAGCTTACGTGGTGATGGGGACAGAACCAAGCCTTGCATTGACAGGACGCAATGCTTTGCCGCAAAAATTAATAGATGAAGGCTTCACTTTTCAATATAATAATCTTAAAACCGCATTGTCTGATTTATTGTCGGGATAA
- the cobT gene encoding nicotinate-nucleotide--dimethylbenzimidazole phosphoribosyltransferase, with protein sequence MTIAQWTSRIPSLDMEAGEKAAAYIDNLTKPPGSLGRLETIAAKLAAMTGNPFPEVTPAGVLVFASDHGVTAEGISAFPQEITVQMAKNFLKKGAAINVFANQINADFQLIDIGMAKEVNENGIISRKIKAGTANFCKEDAMTRDEAVQAIQAGFEEAEKMIARKGIKCLILGEMGIGNTTASSAMISAFTNKNPASVTGPGTGLTEERILHKQHILQTALQNRNINAHDPLDILAKVGGLEIAGITGAMLAAAAHRVPILVDGFISAAAAVTAQALSQLAADYMFVGHYSTEPGHAIAINILDKKPLLDLQMRLGEGSGAALAFPILRSACAMVREMATFDDLANY encoded by the coding sequence ATGACGATTGCTCAATGGACGTCCCGTATACCTTCCCTGGATATGGAAGCAGGCGAAAAAGCAGCAGCATACATAGATAATTTAACGAAACCACCAGGAAGTCTCGGCCGTCTTGAAACCATCGCAGCCAAACTAGCGGCAATGACTGGAAATCCTTTTCCAGAGGTAACACCAGCAGGCGTGCTTGTGTTCGCGTCTGACCACGGCGTCACTGCAGAAGGTATTTCTGCTTTTCCTCAAGAAATAACAGTGCAGATGGCCAAAAACTTCCTAAAAAAAGGCGCTGCTATCAATGTGTTTGCTAATCAAATCAATGCCGATTTCCAGCTGATTGATATTGGAATGGCCAAAGAAGTAAACGAAAACGGAATTATTTCGAGAAAAATAAAAGCAGGAACGGCCAATTTTTGCAAAGAAGACGCTATGACAAGAGACGAAGCAGTTCAAGCGATTCAAGCTGGTTTTGAAGAAGCCGAAAAAATGATTGCCCGAAAAGGGATTAAATGCTTGATTTTAGGCGAAATGGGTATTGGCAATACGACGGCAAGCAGTGCAATGATATCTGCGTTCACCAATAAAAATCCTGCCAGCGTCACAGGTCCTGGTACTGGTCTCACAGAAGAGCGCATTCTTCATAAACAACATATTCTTCAAACTGCACTACAAAACAGAAACATAAATGCCCATGATCCGCTTGATATTTTAGCAAAAGTGGGCGGATTGGAAATAGCCGGCATTACCGGTGCCATGCTGGCAGCTGCGGCTCACCGGGTGCCCATTCTGGTTGATGGCTTTATTAGTGCTGCAGCTGCTGTTACTGCTCAAGCTCTTTCGCAGCTTGCTGCCGATTATATGTTCGTCGGCCATTATTCGACTGAACCAGGGCATGCTATTGCCATAAATATACTGGACAAGAAACCTTTGCTTGATCTTCAGATGAGACTTGGCGAAGGCAGCGGAGCAGCGCTTGCTTTTCCTATTTTGCGTTCAGCTTGTGCGATGGTTCGTGAAATGGCTACCTTTGATGACTTAGCCAACTATTAA
- a CDS encoding HAMP domain-containing sensor histidine kinase gives MNNNNKKISLLRYWTTRYFITLIIGLIVVAIVSIIWIRHTNLEHRLNVTKYLAQEIADRFVEEQSGETVPREGVLEYIQERQNIIDTQLDPIIYIVDANGRVLSNPFEREPFTSERFPLRILQADSEVQRLKLENGDHSYIVKRPIQAEGVTAGWVVIIQSANQLTQMNEEYRLLAIMLFSLALIGWATIYFLSRKLSKPIQDVAVAAKHVQEQNYNFTLPENMKEQEVHELVHSFKEMSSRLQQLEALRSELLAGVTHELKTPITSMTGLIQAVRDDVVHGEEAKDFLNVSLNEANRMKTMVADLLEFNSLAAHAIPITKEKYEVNKLIKEILHQWQVANDEEGLEINKSLPKEDIYTEVDSIRLQQIMINLLNNAKQAVKRNGILSITIEKERPGWIEINVEDNGPGIREEEKDFIFERFYRGENKKYDTHGLGLGLPFSKMIAQSMEGDLVLKESSPGRTVFTLKLLIEEKR, from the coding sequence ATGAATAACAACAACAAGAAAATTTCATTGCTTCGTTATTGGACCACTCGTTATTTTATTACGCTGATTATTGGTCTCATTGTCGTGGCGATAGTGTCTATAATATGGATTCGTCATACAAATCTTGAACATCGTTTAAATGTTACGAAATATTTAGCTCAAGAAATTGCGGATCGGTTCGTAGAGGAACAATCGGGGGAAACAGTCCCTAGAGAAGGCGTACTGGAGTATATTCAAGAACGCCAAAATATCATAGATACGCAGCTTGATCCGATTATATATATTGTCGATGCAAATGGAAGAGTATTGTCTAATCCATTTGAAAGAGAACCCTTTACATCAGAAAGGTTCCCACTAAGAATTCTACAAGCAGATAGTGAAGTACAGCGTCTCAAATTAGAAAACGGAGATCATTCGTATATCGTAAAACGGCCCATACAAGCAGAAGGGGTGACTGCTGGCTGGGTAGTAATAATTCAGTCTGCCAATCAGCTCACACAGATGAATGAAGAGTACCGGCTGCTTGCAATAATGCTTTTCTCTCTGGCACTAATCGGCTGGGCCACTATTTATTTTCTTTCAAGAAAGTTGTCAAAGCCGATACAAGACGTAGCTGTTGCTGCCAAACATGTCCAAGAGCAGAATTATAATTTCACGCTTCCAGAGAATATGAAAGAGCAAGAAGTTCACGAGCTCGTTCATTCATTTAAAGAAATGTCAAGCCGGCTCCAGCAGCTTGAAGCTCTTCGTTCTGAACTGCTTGCGGGGGTGACTCACGAATTAAAAACACCCATTACTTCTATGACTGGGCTTATTCAAGCAGTTCGGGATGATGTAGTACATGGGGAGGAAGCGAAAGATTTTCTGAATGTCTCATTAAACGAAGCAAACCGTATGAAAACGATGGTTGCTGATTTACTTGAATTTAACTCCTTGGCGGCCCATGCCATACCGATTACAAAAGAAAAATATGAAGTGAATAAATTAATAAAAGAAATTCTTCATCAATGGCAGGTGGCTAATGATGAAGAAGGTCTTGAAATAAACAAAAGTCTGCCAAAAGAGGATATATACACAGAGGTGGATTCTATCCGGCTTCAGCAAATTATGATAAACCTATTGAACAACGCAAAACAAGCCGTTAAAAGAAATGGGATTCTTTCTATTACAATAGAAAAAGAAAGGCCCGGCTGGATCGAAATAAATGTAGAAGATAATGGGCCAGGCATTAGAGAAGAAGAAAAAGATTTTATTTTTGAACGGTTTTACCGAGGAGAAAATAAAAAATACGACACTCACGGTTTAGGGCTTGGACTGCCATTTAGTAAAATGATTGCCCAAAGCATGGAGGGTGACCTTGTCTTAAAAGAAAGCAGTCCTGGACGTACGGTATTTACGCTTAAACTTCTAATAGAGGAAAAACGATAA
- a CDS encoding response regulator transcription factor translates to MTKILIIEDEAAISKVLQAYMQKEGYEVKAVFHGDDAMPAFRDMQPDLALVDVMLPGKDGWSILEHIREESACAVIMLTALGDVDYRLKGLNSGADDYIAKPFDASEVVARVKAVLRRTGQTLQEEEVKHYGSLTLNERAHSVKLNGVDVPLTPRDLSLLFFLARHPNQTFDREQLIEHVWGIDYEGSDRAVDLSIKRIRKSLQNWPETEGEIKTLRGLGYQFCVYE, encoded by the coding sequence ATGACCAAGATATTAATTATAGAAGATGAAGCAGCGATCAGCAAAGTGCTGCAAGCATATATGCAAAAAGAAGGCTATGAAGTAAAAGCGGTTTTTCATGGAGATGATGCTATGCCGGCTTTTCGTGATATGCAGCCGGACCTGGCCCTCGTTGATGTCATGCTTCCGGGAAAAGACGGATGGAGTATTTTAGAGCACATCCGTGAAGAAAGTGCATGTGCTGTTATCATGCTGACAGCGCTTGGAGATGTGGATTATCGTTTGAAAGGATTAAACAGCGGGGCGGATGATTACATCGCAAAGCCGTTTGATGCGAGTGAAGTAGTTGCTAGAGTGAAAGCAGTGCTGCGCAGAACAGGCCAAACGCTTCAAGAAGAGGAAGTTAAACACTATGGCAGTTTAACACTTAACGAGAGAGCACATAGTGTTAAACTAAATGGTGTGGATGTACCGTTAACACCGCGGGATTTGTCTTTGTTATTTTTTCTTGCCAGACACCCGAATCAAACTTTTGATAGAGAACAGTTAATTGAACATGTCTGGGGAATAGATTATGAAGGCAGTGACCGGGCGGTGGATTTATCCATCAAACGTATTAGAAAGTCACTCCAGAATTGGCCGGAGACAGAAGGTGAAATAAAAACGCTGCGAGGATTGGGGTATCAATTTTGTGTTTATGAATAA
- a CDS encoding SLC13 family permease, translated as MTKGTATSVWKSLWSSHAQTKKLLTFSQIRQAGKAAETKKHQADSAVGSGPGGPGGPGGKSGDDEEKPAYTRAQFIGLLLGPLLFIFTLLFFNPEGLNPEAKAVLASTLWIATWWITEAIPIPATSLLPIILLPITGALDGDTVFSAYGDNIIFLFLGGFFIATAMEKWNLHKRIALNIISIIGTSTRKIILGFMIASGFLSMWVSNTAAVMMMIPIGLAITYQVSEAVKGGKHEADVPKFEKAIIFGIGYSGTIGGLGTLIGTPPNSILAGTVDSLYGVQISFAGWMAFAVPLVAILLVSAWLYLTRIVYPINMQQLPGGRELIQREKTVLGNISFEEKAVLSVFLFAAFMWITRTFIWEDIVGVPGIGDGMIAMTATVLLFMIPAKKKEATKLLEWKDSREIPWGILLLFGGGLAIAAGFSETELSNWIGEQLTVLEGMNFILIVLVATALVLFLTEITSNTATGTMILPVVASLALALNVHPYALMVPCAMAANCAFMLPVGTPPNAIIFGTGKLKIIQMVQNGFWLNILAIIIIVLSVTFYLPAIWDIDLQSIPSQFR; from the coding sequence ATGACTAAAGGAACTGCAACTTCCGTTTGGAAAAGCCTTTGGTCGTCTCATGCGCAGACAAAAAAGCTGCTGACTTTCTCACAAATCAGACAAGCAGGAAAGGCTGCCGAAACAAAAAAGCATCAAGCAGATTCTGCTGTTGGAAGCGGTCCGGGAGGCCCTGGCGGACCAGGAGGAAAATCAGGTGATGACGAGGAAAAACCAGCTTACACAAGAGCGCAGTTTATAGGACTTCTATTGGGGCCTTTATTGTTTATATTTACATTGTTGTTTTTTAATCCAGAAGGGTTGAATCCAGAAGCAAAAGCCGTATTGGCATCGACTTTGTGGATCGCAACTTGGTGGATTACAGAAGCAATTCCCATTCCGGCGACTTCCCTTTTGCCGATTATTCTACTGCCAATTACAGGAGCTCTAGATGGGGATACAGTATTTTCCGCCTATGGGGATAATATTATTTTCTTATTTCTTGGTGGTTTCTTTATTGCAACAGCAATGGAGAAATGGAATCTTCATAAGCGAATTGCTCTGAATATTATCTCAATTATCGGGACAAGCACAAGAAAAATCATATTAGGATTTATGATCGCCAGCGGCTTTCTTTCCATGTGGGTTTCTAACACAGCAGCTGTTATGATGATGATACCAATCGGCTTAGCGATAACATATCAAGTGTCAGAGGCTGTGAAAGGAGGCAAGCATGAGGCTGACGTTCCAAAGTTTGAAAAAGCCATCATTTTTGGTATTGGTTATTCCGGTACCATCGGCGGTCTTGGAACGTTAATTGGTACACCGCCAAACAGCATTTTAGCAGGGACCGTTGATAGTCTTTATGGCGTTCAAATCTCATTTGCAGGCTGGATGGCGTTTGCAGTACCTCTTGTTGCCATTTTATTGGTTAGTGCATGGTTGTATCTTACACGTATTGTCTATCCAATTAATATGCAGCAGCTTCCAGGCGGACGTGAACTCATCCAGCGTGAAAAAACGGTCCTTGGAAATATATCGTTCGAAGAAAAAGCAGTGCTTTCTGTCTTCTTGTTTGCTGCATTTATGTGGATTACACGTACGTTTATTTGGGAAGATATCGTAGGAGTTCCAGGTATCGGTGACGGAATGATTGCGATGACAGCTACTGTGCTTCTTTTCATGATTCCGGCAAAGAAAAAAGAAGCAACAAAACTCTTAGAATGGAAAGATTCCAGAGAAATTCCATGGGGTATTCTTCTGCTATTCGGGGGAGGTCTTGCGATTGCAGCTGGTTTCAGTGAAACAGAGCTGTCTAATTGGATTGGTGAACAATTGACTGTCCTTGAAGGTATGAACTTTATCCTTATCGTCCTTGTAGCAACCGCATTAGTGCTGTTTTTAACGGAGATAACTTCCAACACAGCAACAGGAACAATGATATTGCCTGTTGTAGCGTCCCTGGCGCTTGCCTTAAATGTACACCCTTATGCCTTAATGGTACCGTGTGCAATGGCAGCAAACTGTGCATTTATGCTTCCAGTCGGAACGCCGCCAAACGCTATCATATTTGGAACAGGCAAACTGAAAATTATTCAAATGGTGCAAAACGGTTTTTGGTTAAATATTCTCGCGATTATTATCATTGTGCTTTCTGTAACTTTTTATTTACCAGCCATTTGGGATATTGACCTGCAAAGCATACCATCACAGTTTAGATAA